One Spinacia oleracea cultivar Varoflay chromosome 4, BTI_SOV_V1, whole genome shotgun sequence DNA segment encodes these proteins:
- the LOC110792902 gene encoding protein transport protein SEC13 homolog B, whose amino-acid sequence MGLQKIETGHQDTIHDFQMDYYGKRIATASSDHTIKIIGVSNNSHQDLATLSGHQGPVWQVAWAHPKFGSILASCSYDGKVIIWKEGNQNEWSQSQIFDDHKSSVNSISWAPHEVGLCLASGSSDGNIMVYSMRSSDNGWDSTKIDQAHPAGVTSVSWAPATSPGSLVASGVHDPVQKLCSGGCDNTVKIWKLNNGNWKMDCFPALQMHTDWVRDVAWAPNLGLPKSTIASASQDGKVIMWTVARDGDQWEGKVLNDFRTPVWRVSWSLTGNILAVADGNNSVTLWNEAVDGVWQMVSTVDS is encoded by the coding sequence ATGGGATTACAGAAGATTGAGACGGGTCACCAAGACACAATCCATGATTTTCAAATGGATTACTATGGAAAACGTATAGCCACAGCATCATCTGACCACACAATCAAGATTATTGGAGTGAGCAACAACTCCCACCAGGACCTTGCTACCCTGAGTGGTCACCAAGGCCCGGTTTGGCAGGTCGCTTGGGCTCATCCCAAGTTCGGGTCAATCTTAGCTTCATGTTCCTATGATGGGAAAGTCATAATCTGGAAAGAAGGTAACCAGAATGAATGGTCACAATCCCAAATCTTTGATGATCACAAATCATCAGTTAATTCAATCTCATGGGCCCCTCACGAGGTCGGACTTTGTCTTGCAAGTGGATCATCCGACGGGAATATAATGGTTTATTCAATGAGGTCGTCTGATAATGGTTGGGATTCGACAAAGATAGATCAAGCTCACCCAGCTGGAGTGACCTCTGTTTCGTGGGCACCCGCCACTTCCCCCGGTTCTCTTGTAGCTTCTGGTGTACATGATCCTGTTCAGAAACTCTGTTCGGGAGGTTGTGACAATACAGTGAAGATTTGGAAGCTGAATAACGGGAATTGGAAGATGGATTGTTTCCCTGCTCTACAAATGCATACTGATTGGGTTCGGGATGTTGCTTGGGCACCAAATTTAGGGCTCCCGAAATCCACCATTGCAAGCGCGTCACAAGATGGGAAGGTGATTATGTGGACCGTTGCAAGGGATGGTGATCAATGGGAAGGAAAGGTTTTGAACGATTTCAGGACCCCGGTTTGGAGGGTATCGTGGTCTTTAACAGGTAACATATTGGCTGTTGCAGATGGTAATAACAGCGTTACATTGTGGAATGAAGCTGTTGATGGAGTTTGGCAAATGGTTTCTACAGTTGATTCTTAA